Proteins encoded in a region of the Triticum dicoccoides isolate Atlit2015 ecotype Zavitan chromosome 3A, WEW_v2.0, whole genome shotgun sequence genome:
- the LOC119267586 gene encoding endoglucanase 2-like, which translates to MAFNQPAIAMGLLVGLVLSAMAQVAYCAGGRTTQNYREALAKSILFLEAQRSGVLPASQRVVWRSNSGLHDGKANGVDLTGGYYDAGDNVKFGLPMAFTVTMMSWSVLEYGRQMQAAGELGNALEAIKWGTDYFVKAHPEANVLYGEVGDGDSDHFCWQRPEEMTTSRQAYRLDPQRPGSDLAGETAAAMAAASLVFRRSNPGYANLLLQHSKQLFDFADKYRGRYDASIPLARNYYQSVSGYSDELLWAAAWLFQATDDRRYLDYLANNADAMGGTGWSTAMFSWDIKYAGVQVLAAKILLQGRAGRHAAVLQRYRQKADFFVCATLGKQGYGNVKRTPGGLLYHQQWNNLQYVTSGSFLLAAYSDSLAAARQAAVWCPAGAASPAQIMAFAKSQVDYVLGSNPRATSYMVGYGFIYPLEAHHRGASIVSFKSNPSFVACKAGYAIWYPRKSSNPNLLEGAIVGGPDEFDNFVDDRNNYKQTEAPTYNNAPFMGVLARLAAGRRFDQSIPDGLDNQTSVVPSLSAAADQGEHASPIVIEQNATASWTEKGRTYHRYAVTVTNRSVNKTVHELYLGIAELYGPVTGLDKNRYGHLLPDTAPSVPAGGSVTFEYAHAAPPANVWVTGYKLV; encoded by the exons ATGGCCTTCAACCAACCAGCCATAGCCATGGGTCTCCTCGTTGGCTTGGTCCTTTCCGCCATGGCACAGGTGGCGTACTGCGCGGGTGGCCGCACCACCCAGAACTACCGCGAGGCGCTGGCCAAGagcatcctcttcctcgaggcccaGCGGTCCGGCGTGCTCCCCGCCAGCCAAAGGGTCGTCTGGAGGTCCAACTCCGGTCTACACGACGGGAAGGCCAACGGG GTGGATCTTACGGGCGGCTACTACGACGCCGGCGACAACGTCAAGTTCGGGCTGCCGATGGCATTCACGGTGACCATGATGTCGTGGAGCGTCCTCGAGTACGGCAGGCAGATGCAGGCGGCCGGCGAGCTCGGCAACGCCCTGGAGGCCATCAAGTGGGGCACCGACTACTTCGTCAAGGCGCACCCGGAGGCCAACGTGCTCTACGGAGAG GTGGGAGACGGTGACTCCGACCACTTCTGCTGGCAGCGGCCGGAGGAGATGACGACGAGCCGTCAGGCGTACCGCCTCGACCCCCAGCGCCCGGGCTCCGACCTCGCCGGAGAGACCGCCGCCGCAATGGCCGCAGCGTCGCTCGTGTTCCGCCGCTCCAACCCGGGATACGCGAACCTGCTCCTGCAACACTCCAAGCAG CTGTTTGACTTCGCCGACAAGTACCGGGGAAGGTACGACGCCAGCATCCCTTTGGCGAGGAACTATTACCAGTCAGTCAGCGGATACAGC GACGAGCTGCTGTGGGCGGCGGCGTGGCTGTTCCAGGCGACCGACGACCGGCGCTACCTGGACTACCTTGCTAACAACGCCGACGCGATGGGCGGCACGGGCTGGTCCACCGCCATGTTTAGCTGGGACATCAAGTACGCCGGTGTGCAGGTCCTCGCCGCCAAGATCCTACTGCAAGGCAGAGCCGGCAGGCACGCAGCCGTGCTGCAGCGGTACCGGCAGAAGGCCGACTTCTTCGTGTGCGCGACCCTCGGCAAGCAGGGCTACGGCAACGTCAAGCGGACGCCCGGCGGCCTCTTGTATCACCAGCAGTGGAACAACCTCCAGTACGTGACCAGCGGGTCGTTCCTCCTGGCCGCCTACTCAGACAGCCTCGCCGCCGCCCGGCAGGCCGCCGTGTGGTGCCCGGCCGGGGCGGCGTCGCCCGCGCAGATCATGGCGTTCGCCAAGTCCCAGGTGGACTACGTCCTGGGGAGCAACCCGAGGGCGACGAGCTACATGGTCGGGTACGGCTTCATTTACCCGCTGGAGGCGCACCACCGCGGCGCGTCCATCGTGTCCTTCAAGTCCAACCCGTCGTTCGTGGCCTGCAAGGCCGGGTACGCGATCTGGTATCCCCGCAAGTCCAGCAACCCGAACCTGCTCGAGGGCGCCATCGTTGGCGGGCCGGACGAGTTCGACAACTTCGTCGACGACAGGAACAACTACAAGCAGACCGAGGCGCCCACCTACAACAACGCGCCGTTCATGGGCGTGCTCGCTcggctcgccgccggccgccggttTGATCAGTCAATTCCAGATG GGCTTGACAACCAGACCTCAGTAGTGCCATCTCTTTCTGCTG CGGCCGATCAAGGTGAGCACGCGTCACCGATCGTGATCGAGCAGAACGCGACGGCGTCATGGACGGAGAAGGGCCGGACGTACCACCGGTACGCGGTGACGGTGACCAACAGGTCGGTGAACAAGACGGTGCACGAGCTGTACCTCGGCATCGCCGAGCTCTACGGCCCGGTGACGGGGCTCGACAAGAATCGGTATGGCCACCTGCTCCCGGACACGGCCCCGTCGGTGCCCGCCGGCGGGAGCGTCACGTTCGAGTACGCGCACGCCGCGCCGCCGGCAAACGTCTGGGTCACCGGCTACAAGCTCGTCTGA